One Methanococcus aeolicus Nankai-3 DNA segment encodes these proteins:
- a CDS encoding coiled-coil domain-containing protein produces the protein MKNTNLKDILNNINKEINELYGDTKELKEERNNANEKVKIYKIKREEINQLVKEKIEEIRKLKVKRAELINEFKGLMLNKESIVKEIERIEQIIETHRPTIEKERELIGEVEYYRKLHAKSEVADELGAKINEISDEISELVKKSAEEHSKVVDNAKISADSHQKLIRTYNKINQLKEEANKIYNKIKGEVKEEGEKEENEKETNEEEK, from the coding sequence ATGAAAAATACCAATCTAAAAGACATATTAAATAACATAAATAAAGAAATAAATGAATTGTATGGGGATACAAAAGAATTAAAGGAAGAAAGAAATAATGCAAATGAAAAAGTTAAAATCTATAAAATTAAAAGAGAAGAAATTAATCAACTTGTTAAAGAAAAAATAGAAGAAATAAGGAAATTAAAGGTAAAACGAGCAGAATTAATAAATGAATTTAAAGGATTAATGTTAAATAAAGAATCCATAGTTAAAGAAATAGAAAGAATAGAACAAATAATAGAAACACATCGTCCAACTATTGAAAAAGAAAGGGAACTCATAGGAGAAGTTGAATATTATAGAAAACTTCATGCCAAAAGTGAAGTTGCAGATGAATTGGGTGCTAAAATAAATGAAATATCTGATGAAATATCTGAACTAGTAAAAAAATCCGCAGAGGAACATAGTAAAGTAGTAGATAATGCTAAAATAAGTGCAGATAGCCATCAAAAATTGATAAGGACATATAATAAAATAAACCAATTAAAAGAAGAAGCTAATAAGATATACAATAAAATAAAGGGAGAGGTAAAAGAAGAAGGGGAGAAAGAGGAGAATGAAAAAGAAACTAATGAAGAGGAAAAATAA
- a CDS encoding chorismate--pyruvate lyase family protein, with amino-acid sequence MKTPPYVKISELQQKYNLKNEEKIFLGTDGSITNLLEILFNDKVIVKTISQMTIEDTYYRTVILKIKNIPMIYATSKIPLKNIKNNELRENISKDLLSADIPIGKILKMHNLETRREIKNITYDSIDKNVQQYLETTKTELPQRTYNIIYKNNILMELTEIFNVGEHL; translated from the coding sequence ATGAAAACCCCCCCTTATGTAAAAATATCGGAGCTCCAACAAAAATATAATTTAAAAAATGAAGAAAAAATATTTTTAGGAACTGATGGGAGCATTACCAATTTATTAGAGATATTATTTAACGATAAAGTAATTGTAAAGACCATTAGCCAAATGACCATTGAGGATACATATTATAGAACTGTTATTTTGAAAATTAAAAACATTCCTATGATATATGCCACTTCAAAGATACCACTTAAAAATATAAAAAACAATGAATTGAGAGAAAATATATCAAAAGACCTACTATCTGCGGACATACCAATAGGCAAAATTCTAAAAATGCATAATTTAGAAACACGGCGAGAAATTAAAAATATAACCTATGATAGCATTGATAAAAATGTCCAACAATACCTTGAAACTACTAAAACGGAGCTCCCCCAAAGAACATACAACATAATTTATAAAAATAATATATTAATGGAATTAACTGAAATATTTAATGTTGGGGAACATTTGTAG
- the serB gene encoding phosphoserine phosphatase SerB, protein MNKKKLILFDLDSTLIENETIDEFAKITGVENEVKEITKDAMNGKLNFEQSLKKRVALIKGAPTSKIKEAVSTFKLTEGAKETIEELKNRGYIVGVVSGGFTVATDKIKEMLGLDYAYSNNLIENDGILTGEVNGVMMEEQAKGKMLKELAKRENIDLKDTVVVGDGANDLSMFKVAGFKIAFCAKDILKKNADICIEKRDLREILKYIE, encoded by the coding sequence ATGAATAAAAAGAAACTAATATTGTTTGACCTTGATAGTACGCTAATAGAAAATGAAACAATTGACGAATTTGCAAAAATTACAGGGGTGGAAAATGAAGTAAAGGAAATAACAAAAGATGCAATGAATGGAAAGCTAAATTTTGAACAATCCCTTAAAAAAAGAGTGGCACTTATAAAGGGAGCTCCCACCAGCAAAATAAAAGAAGCCGTATCTACATTTAAATTAACAGAAGGAGCAAAAGAGACTATTGAAGAGTTAAAAAATAGAGGGTATATTGTGGGAGTTGTTAGCGGTGGCTTTACTGTGGCAACTGATAAAATTAAAGAAATGCTTGGTTTGGATTATGCCTACTCCAACAATCTCATAGAAAATGATGGAATATTAACAGGAGAAGTTAATGGAGTTATGATGGAGGAACAGGCAAAAGGGAAAATGCTAAAAGAATTGGCAAAAAGGGAAAATATAGATTTAAAAGATACCGTTGTTGTAGGCGATGGAGCAAATGACCTAAGTATGTTTAAAGTGGCAGGTTTTAAAATAGCATTTTGTGCAAAGGATATTTTAAAGAAAAATGCCGATATTTGTATAGAAAAAAGAGATTTAAGAGAAATTTTAAAATATATAGAATAA
- a CDS encoding carbamoyltransferase C-terminal domain-containing protein: MILGLTDGHNSSACLIDNTNNLKYAVGEERFTRKKNQRGAPINSINYIINSINNNTENTDTDKKPEIITVGGMFRKGKRLKELKEIQNKLNIPMLYFNHHLCHASLYKLSNFKNKECLIITMDGGGDGFSSTVSIGSNKGIEPIAQSDLIDSMGDFYASITEVLGFKPMEDEGKVMSLSTYDTNLNIDLNNLKIIEYNKKIKTINNYLGVVGFEATKALKKIFNLENININEFNGKILISKYAQKTLESEVLKLINEFSNETGIKNIVFSGGVAQNVQLNKKIMENYNLFVPPFMGDEGLSVGASLLFNKKFVDLKTTYLGYDIKNENIINIVEKIKLNENQYKIKYIEEKEIPETIGNLLISNKIICICRNKMEFGARALGNRSILALPKKENAKKINKMLNRDSFMPFAPTMLYDYVEEYFKNPHYNPFMTTLFDVKKEYINKIDGVVHNDDTTRAQTLKKEFNPTYYNIIDYVNGVVNVPFVLNTSFNLHGEPIVCNEQDALKSFKSVGDALLLGNYLFMKI; this comes from the coding sequence ATGATTTTGGGATTAACCGACGGACATAATTCTAGTGCCTGTTTAATTGATAACACCAATAATTTAAAATATGCCGTAGGCGAAGAAAGATTTACAAGGAAAAAAAATCAAAGGGGAGCTCCCATAAATTCAATAAATTACATAATCAACAGCATAAATAATAACACAGAAAACACGGACACAGACAAAAAACCAGAAATAATAACAGTAGGGGGCATGTTTAGAAAAGGAAAACGATTAAAAGAATTAAAGGAGATACAAAATAAATTAAATATTCCTATGCTGTATTTTAATCACCATTTATGCCATGCATCATTGTATAAATTATCAAATTTTAAAAATAAGGAATGTTTAATTATTACTATGGATGGGGGGGGAGATGGATTTTCCTCAACGGTATCAATTGGAAGTAATAAAGGAATAGAACCAATAGCACAAAGTGATTTAATTGATTCTATGGGGGATTTTTATGCCTCTATTACGGAAGTATTGGGATTTAAGCCGATGGAGGATGAAGGAAAGGTAATGAGTTTATCTACCTATGATACCAACCTAAATATTGATTTAAATAATTTAAAAATAATAGAATACAATAAAAAAATCAAAACGATTAATAATTATTTGGGTGTTGTGGGATTTGAGGCTACAAAAGCACTGAAAAAGATATTTAATTTAGAAAATATCAATATAAATGAGTTTAATGGTAAAATATTGATTTCAAAATATGCCCAAAAAACATTGGAAAGCGAAGTTTTAAAACTAATAAATGAGTTTTCAAATGAAACAGGCATAAAAAATATAGTTTTTAGCGGTGGAGTTGCCCAAAATGTTCAATTGAATAAAAAAATAATGGAAAATTATAATTTATTTGTTCCTCCGTTTATGGGGGACGAGGGGCTTTCTGTTGGTGCATCATTGTTATTTAATAAAAAATTTGTAGATTTAAAAACCACATATTTAGGATACGATATAAAAAATGAAAATATAATTAATATTGTTGAAAAAATAAAGTTAAATGAAAATCAATATAAAATTAAATACATTGAGGAAAAAGAAATTCCTGAAACAATAGGCAATTTATTAATAAGTAATAAAATTATATGTATTTGTAGAAATAAAATGGAGTTTGGAGCTCGGGCACTTGGAAATAGAAGTATATTGGCACTACCTAAAAAGGAAAATGCAAAAAAGATTAATAAAATGCTTAATAGGGATAGTTTTATGCCTTTTGCTCCAACTATGCTATATGATTATGTTGAGGAATATTTTAAAAATCCGCACTACAATCCGTTTATGACTACTTTATTTGATGTAAAAAAAGAATATATTAATAAAATAGATGGAGTGGTGCATAATGATGACACCACTAGGGCTCAAACTCTGAAAAAGGAATTTAATCCAACCTACTATAATATCATTGATTATGTGAATGGCGTTGTTAATGTCCCATTTGTTTTAAATACAAGTTTTAATTTACACGGCGAACCCATTGTTTGCAATGAACAAGATGCTTTAAAGTCCTTTAAATCTGTTGGTGATGCTTTGTTGTTGGGGAATTATTTATTTATGAAGATTTAA